The Pangasianodon hypophthalmus isolate fPanHyp1 chromosome 2, fPanHyp1.pri, whole genome shotgun sequence genome window below encodes:
- the pecam1b gene encoding platelet endothelial cell adhesion molecule isoform X5, with protein sequence MWTIRCPRLLLHLFLLTFVSITCTRTESAFVLRTVTLYVKPAKTVERGSELTLICVAKVAHSGSNSPLLQFSFFKDFIKHNTIHIAQTNTSDQVTYTIPKARASHTGTYQCDVRVMDQYKESSTEEIIVKGLQIPVLSVDKRYVTEGNTVMVTCSAKEESGELTFSIKDGSKEIYLGRSTSGEVQKDYSHMSVGTARLSCSYFINLGSRMLSSNDSNVVSVVVKDLDFTPTITVLPSTEVIEGDSVHITCRVEGKNYSSSLLSLSKGSKLLKTGKNLEYKTVVLAADSGKYECSATVNNVEKNVYANLTVKELFSRPVLNITPAEVFERQQFTVTCTSSEFASERIGRHDVKYSIYRSNQELSLNSIDGTYRAMAHTETNGNYTCKAHVNDTIKWSRSMFFTAKVLVSRPTITVLGEVVLGRPFQIECSSENGSFPITYILKQNQMTLSKTSVSEPLQKAIFAASIQSEKEIGQFTCEAQNNGVDSARTSDALLAPVTVPVEKPILMTLPVAADITEDHEVQFHCIVTKGTPPISFKWYQDENQHPVHTVTVMKNHSAYSISSMKSVNEGRYSCGALNGAGQEEVSDSVLVTVRMARWKKGLIVGTCLLCVTGLVLAVLVMYYRAKRGKREATVKLSVKPAIPKNDDSVISYP encoded by the exons TTCGTTCTCAGAACCGTCACGCTTTACGTCAAACCCGCGAAAACGGTGGAGCGGGGATCGGAGCTGACGCTGATCTGTGTTGCCAAAGTCGCCCACTCTGGCAGCAATTCTCCCCTCCTCCAATTCAGCTTCTTTAAAGACTTCATCAAGCACAACACCATACACATTGCACAGACCAACACCAGTGACCAAGTGACGTACACCATCCCCAAAGCCCGGGCCTCCCACACGGGCACGTACCAGTGTGACGTGAGGGTGATGGACCAATACAAGGAAAGTTCTACTGAGGAGATTATCGTTAAAG GGCTGCAAATTCCAGTGCTGAGTGTGGACAAGCGTTACGTGACTGAAGGTAACACCGTGATGGTCACCTGTAGTGCGAAGGAAGAATCCGGTGAGCTGACTTTCTCCATTAAAGACGGCTCGAAGGAAATCTACCTAGGGAGATCCACCAGTGGTGAGGTGCAGAAGGATTACTCCCACATGTCTGTAGGGACGGCCAGGCTATCCTGctcatattttataaatttaggAAGCAGAATGCTTTCTTCAAACGACAGCAACGTGGTCAGCGTGGTTGTGAAAG ATCTGGATTTCACGCCAACTATCACAGTCCTCCCGTCAACGGAAGTCATCGAGGGAGACTCTGTGCACATCACGTGTCGTGTGGAAGGAAAAAACTATAGCTCGTCTTTGCTCTCATTATCCAAAGGATCGAAACTCCTTAAGACCGGAAAAAATCTTGAATACAAGACCGTCGTCCTGGCCGCCGATTCCGGGAAGTATGAGTGCAGTGCCACGGTGAACAAcgtagaaaaaaatgtttacgcAAATCTTACTGTCAAAG AGCTCTTTTCCAGACCAGTGCTGAACATCACCCCGGCCGAGGTGTTCGAGAGGCAGCAGTTTACTGTCACCTGCACAAGCTCTGAATTTGCATCAGAGAGAATCGGACGTCATGATGTGAAGTACTCTATCTACCGGAGCAACCAGGAGCTTAGCCTTAACTCAATCGATGGCACGTACAGAGCCATGGCTCATACTGAGACCAACGGGAATTACACGTGTAAAGCTCACGTGAATGACACCATCAAATGGAGCCGTTCCATGTTCTTCACAGCAAAAG TTCTCGTCTCCAGACCCACCATCACTGTGCTCGGCGAGGTGGTCCTGGGTCGACCTTTTCAGATCGAGTGCTCCTCAGAGAACGGGAGTTTCCCCATCACTTACATACTGAAGCAGAACCAAATGACACTGAGCAAAACCAGCGTATCAGAGCCATTACAGAAAGCCATCTTTGCCGCCAGCATACAGTCTGAAAAAGAAATCGGCCAGTTCACATGTGAGGCGCAGAACAACGGCGTCGATTCGGCTCGGACGAGCGATGCTCTTCTTGCGCCGGTTACAG TTCCTGTAGAGAAGCCGATCTTGATGACCCTCCCCGTGGCTGCTGACATCACTGAAGACCACGAAGTCCAATTCCATTGCATTGTTACGAAAGGAACTCCACCCATCAGCTTTAAATGGTACCAAGACGAGAACCAGCATCCTGTACACACCGTTACGGTGATGAAAAACCACTCCGCATACAGTATTTCCTCGATGAAGAGCGTCAACGAGGGCAGGTATTCCTGCGGCGCCTTAAACGGAGCAGGACAAGAGGAAGTGAGCGACTCCGTCCTGGTCACAG TGAGGATGGCCAGGTGGAAGAAAGGCCTGATCGTCGGCACGTGTCTGCTGTGCGTGACGGGGCTCGTACTCGCCGTACTCGTGATGTACTACAGGGCTAAGCGAG gTAAACGAGAGGCCACAGTCAAGCTCTCAGT AAAGCCTGCGATTCCCAAAAACGACGACTCAGTAATCTCATACCCATGA
- the pecam1b gene encoding platelet endothelial cell adhesion molecule isoform X6 — translation MWTIRCPRLLLHLFLLTFVSITCTRTESAFVLRTVTLYVKPAKTVERGSELTLICVAKVAHSGSNSPLLQFSFFKDFIKHNTIHIAQTNTSDQVTYTIPKARASHTGTYQCDVRVMDQYKESSTEEIIVKGLQIPVLSVDKRYVTEGNTVMVTCSAKEESGELTFSIKDGSKEIYLGRSTSGEVQKDYSHMSVGTARLSCSYFINLGSRMLSSNDSNVVSVVVKDLDFTPTITVLPSTEVIEGDSVHITCRVEGKNYSSSLLSLSKGSKLLKTGKNLEYKTVVLAADSGKYECSATVNNVEKNVYANLTVKELFSRPVLNITPAEVFERQQFTVTCTSSEFASERIGRHDVKYSIYRSNQELSLNSIDGTYRAMAHTETNGNYTCKAHVNDTIKWSRSMFFTAKVLVSRPTITVLGEVVLGRPFQIECSSENGSFPITYILKQNQMTLSKTSVSEPLQKAIFAASIQSEKEIGQFTCEAQNNGVDSARTSDALLAPVTVPVEKPILMTLPVAADITEDHEVQFHCIVTKGTPPISFKWYQDENQHPVHTVTVMKNHSAYSISSMKSVNEGRYSCGALNGAGQEEVSDSVLVTVRMARWKKGLIVGTCLLCVTGLVLAVLVMYYRAKRESLRFPKTTTQ, via the exons TTCGTTCTCAGAACCGTCACGCTTTACGTCAAACCCGCGAAAACGGTGGAGCGGGGATCGGAGCTGACGCTGATCTGTGTTGCCAAAGTCGCCCACTCTGGCAGCAATTCTCCCCTCCTCCAATTCAGCTTCTTTAAAGACTTCATCAAGCACAACACCATACACATTGCACAGACCAACACCAGTGACCAAGTGACGTACACCATCCCCAAAGCCCGGGCCTCCCACACGGGCACGTACCAGTGTGACGTGAGGGTGATGGACCAATACAAGGAAAGTTCTACTGAGGAGATTATCGTTAAAG GGCTGCAAATTCCAGTGCTGAGTGTGGACAAGCGTTACGTGACTGAAGGTAACACCGTGATGGTCACCTGTAGTGCGAAGGAAGAATCCGGTGAGCTGACTTTCTCCATTAAAGACGGCTCGAAGGAAATCTACCTAGGGAGATCCACCAGTGGTGAGGTGCAGAAGGATTACTCCCACATGTCTGTAGGGACGGCCAGGCTATCCTGctcatattttataaatttaggAAGCAGAATGCTTTCTTCAAACGACAGCAACGTGGTCAGCGTGGTTGTGAAAG ATCTGGATTTCACGCCAACTATCACAGTCCTCCCGTCAACGGAAGTCATCGAGGGAGACTCTGTGCACATCACGTGTCGTGTGGAAGGAAAAAACTATAGCTCGTCTTTGCTCTCATTATCCAAAGGATCGAAACTCCTTAAGACCGGAAAAAATCTTGAATACAAGACCGTCGTCCTGGCCGCCGATTCCGGGAAGTATGAGTGCAGTGCCACGGTGAACAAcgtagaaaaaaatgtttacgcAAATCTTACTGTCAAAG AGCTCTTTTCCAGACCAGTGCTGAACATCACCCCGGCCGAGGTGTTCGAGAGGCAGCAGTTTACTGTCACCTGCACAAGCTCTGAATTTGCATCAGAGAGAATCGGACGTCATGATGTGAAGTACTCTATCTACCGGAGCAACCAGGAGCTTAGCCTTAACTCAATCGATGGCACGTACAGAGCCATGGCTCATACTGAGACCAACGGGAATTACACGTGTAAAGCTCACGTGAATGACACCATCAAATGGAGCCGTTCCATGTTCTTCACAGCAAAAG TTCTCGTCTCCAGACCCACCATCACTGTGCTCGGCGAGGTGGTCCTGGGTCGACCTTTTCAGATCGAGTGCTCCTCAGAGAACGGGAGTTTCCCCATCACTTACATACTGAAGCAGAACCAAATGACACTGAGCAAAACCAGCGTATCAGAGCCATTACAGAAAGCCATCTTTGCCGCCAGCATACAGTCTGAAAAAGAAATCGGCCAGTTCACATGTGAGGCGCAGAACAACGGCGTCGATTCGGCTCGGACGAGCGATGCTCTTCTTGCGCCGGTTACAG TTCCTGTAGAGAAGCCGATCTTGATGACCCTCCCCGTGGCTGCTGACATCACTGAAGACCACGAAGTCCAATTCCATTGCATTGTTACGAAAGGAACTCCACCCATCAGCTTTAAATGGTACCAAGACGAGAACCAGCATCCTGTACACACCGTTACGGTGATGAAAAACCACTCCGCATACAGTATTTCCTCGATGAAGAGCGTCAACGAGGGCAGGTATTCCTGCGGCGCCTTAAACGGAGCAGGACAAGAGGAAGTGAGCGACTCCGTCCTGGTCACAG TGAGGATGGCCAGGTGGAAGAAAGGCCTGATCGTCGGCACGTGTCTGCTGTGCGTGACGGGGCTCGTACTCGCCGTACTCGTGATGTACTACAGGGCTAAGCGAG AAAGCCTGCGATTCCCAAAAACGACGACTCAGTAA
- the pecam1b gene encoding platelet endothelial cell adhesion molecule isoform X1 — translation MWTIRCPRLLLHLFLLTFVSITCTRTESAFVLRTVTLYVKPAKTVERGSELTLICVAKVAHSGSNSPLLQFSFFKDFIKHNTIHIAQTNTSDQVTYTIPKARASHTGTYQCDVRVMDQYKESSTEEIIVKGLQIPVLSVDKRYVTEGNTVMVTCSAKEESGELTFSIKDGSKEIYLGRSTSGEVQKDYSHMSVGTARLSCSYFINLGSRMLSSNDSNVVSVVVKDLDFTPTITVLPSTEVIEGDSVHITCRVEGKNYSSSLLSLSKGSKLLKTGKNLEYKTVVLAADSGKYECSATVNNVEKNVYANLTVKELFSRPVLNITPAEVFERQQFTVTCTSSEFASERIGRHDVKYSIYRSNQELSLNSIDGTYRAMAHTETNGNYTCKAHVNDTIKWSRSMFFTAKVLVSRPTITVLGEVVLGRPFQIECSSENGSFPITYILKQNQMTLSKTSVSEPLQKAIFAASIQSEKEIGQFTCEAQNNGVDSARTSDALLAPVTVPVEKPILMTLPVAADITEDHEVQFHCIVTKGTPPISFKWYQDENQHPVHTVTVMKNHSAYSISSMKSVNEGRYSCGALNGAGQEEVSDSVLVTVRMARWKKGLIVGTCLLCVTGLVLAVLVMYYRAKRVKVASRNIAGIWSVRPPVLESSEVVDVDEPEEPNVEYTEVLHPQTADPARVPLRKGTDTVYSEVQNPFQESYVTN, via the exons TTCGTTCTCAGAACCGTCACGCTTTACGTCAAACCCGCGAAAACGGTGGAGCGGGGATCGGAGCTGACGCTGATCTGTGTTGCCAAAGTCGCCCACTCTGGCAGCAATTCTCCCCTCCTCCAATTCAGCTTCTTTAAAGACTTCATCAAGCACAACACCATACACATTGCACAGACCAACACCAGTGACCAAGTGACGTACACCATCCCCAAAGCCCGGGCCTCCCACACGGGCACGTACCAGTGTGACGTGAGGGTGATGGACCAATACAAGGAAAGTTCTACTGAGGAGATTATCGTTAAAG GGCTGCAAATTCCAGTGCTGAGTGTGGACAAGCGTTACGTGACTGAAGGTAACACCGTGATGGTCACCTGTAGTGCGAAGGAAGAATCCGGTGAGCTGACTTTCTCCATTAAAGACGGCTCGAAGGAAATCTACCTAGGGAGATCCACCAGTGGTGAGGTGCAGAAGGATTACTCCCACATGTCTGTAGGGACGGCCAGGCTATCCTGctcatattttataaatttaggAAGCAGAATGCTTTCTTCAAACGACAGCAACGTGGTCAGCGTGGTTGTGAAAG ATCTGGATTTCACGCCAACTATCACAGTCCTCCCGTCAACGGAAGTCATCGAGGGAGACTCTGTGCACATCACGTGTCGTGTGGAAGGAAAAAACTATAGCTCGTCTTTGCTCTCATTATCCAAAGGATCGAAACTCCTTAAGACCGGAAAAAATCTTGAATACAAGACCGTCGTCCTGGCCGCCGATTCCGGGAAGTATGAGTGCAGTGCCACGGTGAACAAcgtagaaaaaaatgtttacgcAAATCTTACTGTCAAAG AGCTCTTTTCCAGACCAGTGCTGAACATCACCCCGGCCGAGGTGTTCGAGAGGCAGCAGTTTACTGTCACCTGCACAAGCTCTGAATTTGCATCAGAGAGAATCGGACGTCATGATGTGAAGTACTCTATCTACCGGAGCAACCAGGAGCTTAGCCTTAACTCAATCGATGGCACGTACAGAGCCATGGCTCATACTGAGACCAACGGGAATTACACGTGTAAAGCTCACGTGAATGACACCATCAAATGGAGCCGTTCCATGTTCTTCACAGCAAAAG TTCTCGTCTCCAGACCCACCATCACTGTGCTCGGCGAGGTGGTCCTGGGTCGACCTTTTCAGATCGAGTGCTCCTCAGAGAACGGGAGTTTCCCCATCACTTACATACTGAAGCAGAACCAAATGACACTGAGCAAAACCAGCGTATCAGAGCCATTACAGAAAGCCATCTTTGCCGCCAGCATACAGTCTGAAAAAGAAATCGGCCAGTTCACATGTGAGGCGCAGAACAACGGCGTCGATTCGGCTCGGACGAGCGATGCTCTTCTTGCGCCGGTTACAG TTCCTGTAGAGAAGCCGATCTTGATGACCCTCCCCGTGGCTGCTGACATCACTGAAGACCACGAAGTCCAATTCCATTGCATTGTTACGAAAGGAACTCCACCCATCAGCTTTAAATGGTACCAAGACGAGAACCAGCATCCTGTACACACCGTTACGGTGATGAAAAACCACTCCGCATACAGTATTTCCTCGATGAAGAGCGTCAACGAGGGCAGGTATTCCTGCGGCGCCTTAAACGGAGCAGGACAAGAGGAAGTGAGCGACTCCGTCCTGGTCACAG TGAGGATGGCCAGGTGGAAGAAAGGCCTGATCGTCGGCACGTGTCTGCTGTGCGTGACGGGGCTCGTACTCGCCGTACTCGTGATGTACTACAGGGCTAAGCGAG ttAAAGTAGCCAGCAGGAACATAGCAGGAATCTGGAGCGTGAGACCGCCGGTTTTAG AGAGCAGTGAGGTAGTGGACGTAGACGAACCTGAGGAGCCTAACGTGGAGTATACGGAAGTGCTGCATCCGCAAACCGCTGACCCCGCACGAG ttcctcTGCGGAAAGGCACTGATACGGTATACAGTGAGGTTCAGAACCCTTTTCAAgag aGTTATGTGACGAATTGA
- the pecam1b gene encoding platelet endothelial cell adhesion molecule isoform X3, with the protein MWTIRCPRLLLHLFLLTFVSITCTRTESAFVLRTVTLYVKPAKTVERGSELTLICVAKVAHSGSNSPLLQFSFFKDFIKHNTIHIAQTNTSDQVTYTIPKARASHTGTYQCDVRVMDQYKESSTEEIIVKGLQIPVLSVDKRYVTEGNTVMVTCSAKEESGELTFSIKDGSKEIYLGRSTSGEVQKDYSHMSVGTARLSCSYFINLGSRMLSSNDSNVVSVVVKDLDFTPTITVLPSTEVIEGDSVHITCRVEGKNYSSSLLSLSKGSKLLKTGKNLEYKTVVLAADSGKYECSATVNNVEKNVYANLTVKELFSRPVLNITPAEVFERQQFTVTCTSSEFASERIGRHDVKYSIYRSNQELSLNSIDGTYRAMAHTETNGNYTCKAHVNDTIKWSRSMFFTAKVLVSRPTITVLGEVVLGRPFQIECSSENGSFPITYILKQNQMTLSKTSVSEPLQKAIFAASIQSEKEIGQFTCEAQNNGVDSARTSDALLAPVTVPVEKPILMTLPVAADITEDHEVQFHCIVTKGTPPISFKWYQDENQHPVHTVTVMKNHSAYSISSMKSVNEGRYSCGALNGAGQEEVSDSVLVTVRMARWKKGLIVGTCLLCVTGLVLAVLVMYYRAKRGSESYSPPSKACDSQKRRLSNLIPMTPSFLALQKS; encoded by the exons TTCGTTCTCAGAACCGTCACGCTTTACGTCAAACCCGCGAAAACGGTGGAGCGGGGATCGGAGCTGACGCTGATCTGTGTTGCCAAAGTCGCCCACTCTGGCAGCAATTCTCCCCTCCTCCAATTCAGCTTCTTTAAAGACTTCATCAAGCACAACACCATACACATTGCACAGACCAACACCAGTGACCAAGTGACGTACACCATCCCCAAAGCCCGGGCCTCCCACACGGGCACGTACCAGTGTGACGTGAGGGTGATGGACCAATACAAGGAAAGTTCTACTGAGGAGATTATCGTTAAAG GGCTGCAAATTCCAGTGCTGAGTGTGGACAAGCGTTACGTGACTGAAGGTAACACCGTGATGGTCACCTGTAGTGCGAAGGAAGAATCCGGTGAGCTGACTTTCTCCATTAAAGACGGCTCGAAGGAAATCTACCTAGGGAGATCCACCAGTGGTGAGGTGCAGAAGGATTACTCCCACATGTCTGTAGGGACGGCCAGGCTATCCTGctcatattttataaatttaggAAGCAGAATGCTTTCTTCAAACGACAGCAACGTGGTCAGCGTGGTTGTGAAAG ATCTGGATTTCACGCCAACTATCACAGTCCTCCCGTCAACGGAAGTCATCGAGGGAGACTCTGTGCACATCACGTGTCGTGTGGAAGGAAAAAACTATAGCTCGTCTTTGCTCTCATTATCCAAAGGATCGAAACTCCTTAAGACCGGAAAAAATCTTGAATACAAGACCGTCGTCCTGGCCGCCGATTCCGGGAAGTATGAGTGCAGTGCCACGGTGAACAAcgtagaaaaaaatgtttacgcAAATCTTACTGTCAAAG AGCTCTTTTCCAGACCAGTGCTGAACATCACCCCGGCCGAGGTGTTCGAGAGGCAGCAGTTTACTGTCACCTGCACAAGCTCTGAATTTGCATCAGAGAGAATCGGACGTCATGATGTGAAGTACTCTATCTACCGGAGCAACCAGGAGCTTAGCCTTAACTCAATCGATGGCACGTACAGAGCCATGGCTCATACTGAGACCAACGGGAATTACACGTGTAAAGCTCACGTGAATGACACCATCAAATGGAGCCGTTCCATGTTCTTCACAGCAAAAG TTCTCGTCTCCAGACCCACCATCACTGTGCTCGGCGAGGTGGTCCTGGGTCGACCTTTTCAGATCGAGTGCTCCTCAGAGAACGGGAGTTTCCCCATCACTTACATACTGAAGCAGAACCAAATGACACTGAGCAAAACCAGCGTATCAGAGCCATTACAGAAAGCCATCTTTGCCGCCAGCATACAGTCTGAAAAAGAAATCGGCCAGTTCACATGTGAGGCGCAGAACAACGGCGTCGATTCGGCTCGGACGAGCGATGCTCTTCTTGCGCCGGTTACAG TTCCTGTAGAGAAGCCGATCTTGATGACCCTCCCCGTGGCTGCTGACATCACTGAAGACCACGAAGTCCAATTCCATTGCATTGTTACGAAAGGAACTCCACCCATCAGCTTTAAATGGTACCAAGACGAGAACCAGCATCCTGTACACACCGTTACGGTGATGAAAAACCACTCCGCATACAGTATTTCCTCGATGAAGAGCGTCAACGAGGGCAGGTATTCCTGCGGCGCCTTAAACGGAGCAGGACAAGAGGAAGTGAGCGACTCCGTCCTGGTCACAG TGAGGATGGCCAGGTGGAAGAAAGGCCTGATCGTCGGCACGTGTCTGCTGTGCGTGACGGGGCTCGTACTCGCCGTACTCGTGATGTACTACAGGGCTAAGCGAGGTAGTGAAAGCTACAGCCCACCTAGC AAAGCCTGCGATTCCCAAAAACGACGACTCAGTAATCTCATACCCATGACACCGAGCTTTTTAGCGCTCCAAAAGTCCTAA
- the pecam1b gene encoding platelet endothelial cell adhesion molecule isoform X2 — MWTIRCPRLLLHLFLLTFVSITCTRTESAFVLRTVTLYVKPAKTVERGSELTLICVAKVAHSGSNSPLLQFSFFKDFIKHNTIHIAQTNTSDQVTYTIPKARASHTGTYQCDVRVMDQYKESSTEEIIVKGLQIPVLSVDKRYVTEGNTVMVTCSAKEESGELTFSIKDGSKEIYLGRSTSGEVQKDYSHMSVGTARLSCSYFINLGSRMLSSNDSNVVSVVVKDLDFTPTITVLPSTEVIEGDSVHITCRVEGKNYSSSLLSLSKGSKLLKTGKNLEYKTVVLAADSGKYECSATVNNVEKNVYANLTVKELFSRPVLNITPAEVFERQQFTVTCTSSEFASERIGRHDVKYSIYRSNQELSLNSIDGTYRAMAHTETNGNYTCKAHVNDTIKWSRSMFFTAKVLVSRPTITVLGEVVLGRPFQIECSSENGSFPITYILKQNQMTLSKTSVSEPLQKAIFAASIQSEKEIGQFTCEAQNNGVDSARTSDALLAPVTVPVEKPILMTLPVAADITEDHEVQFHCIVTKGTPPISFKWYQDENQHPVHTVTVMKNHSAYSISSMKSVNEGRYSCGALNGAGQEEVSDSVLVTVRMARWKKGLIVGTCLLCVTGLVLAVLVMYYRAKRDGAPHFHIKWTRTNNGTHDDPTSLPVGTSNGVTCRILENV, encoded by the exons TTCGTTCTCAGAACCGTCACGCTTTACGTCAAACCCGCGAAAACGGTGGAGCGGGGATCGGAGCTGACGCTGATCTGTGTTGCCAAAGTCGCCCACTCTGGCAGCAATTCTCCCCTCCTCCAATTCAGCTTCTTTAAAGACTTCATCAAGCACAACACCATACACATTGCACAGACCAACACCAGTGACCAAGTGACGTACACCATCCCCAAAGCCCGGGCCTCCCACACGGGCACGTACCAGTGTGACGTGAGGGTGATGGACCAATACAAGGAAAGTTCTACTGAGGAGATTATCGTTAAAG GGCTGCAAATTCCAGTGCTGAGTGTGGACAAGCGTTACGTGACTGAAGGTAACACCGTGATGGTCACCTGTAGTGCGAAGGAAGAATCCGGTGAGCTGACTTTCTCCATTAAAGACGGCTCGAAGGAAATCTACCTAGGGAGATCCACCAGTGGTGAGGTGCAGAAGGATTACTCCCACATGTCTGTAGGGACGGCCAGGCTATCCTGctcatattttataaatttaggAAGCAGAATGCTTTCTTCAAACGACAGCAACGTGGTCAGCGTGGTTGTGAAAG ATCTGGATTTCACGCCAACTATCACAGTCCTCCCGTCAACGGAAGTCATCGAGGGAGACTCTGTGCACATCACGTGTCGTGTGGAAGGAAAAAACTATAGCTCGTCTTTGCTCTCATTATCCAAAGGATCGAAACTCCTTAAGACCGGAAAAAATCTTGAATACAAGACCGTCGTCCTGGCCGCCGATTCCGGGAAGTATGAGTGCAGTGCCACGGTGAACAAcgtagaaaaaaatgtttacgcAAATCTTACTGTCAAAG AGCTCTTTTCCAGACCAGTGCTGAACATCACCCCGGCCGAGGTGTTCGAGAGGCAGCAGTTTACTGTCACCTGCACAAGCTCTGAATTTGCATCAGAGAGAATCGGACGTCATGATGTGAAGTACTCTATCTACCGGAGCAACCAGGAGCTTAGCCTTAACTCAATCGATGGCACGTACAGAGCCATGGCTCATACTGAGACCAACGGGAATTACACGTGTAAAGCTCACGTGAATGACACCATCAAATGGAGCCGTTCCATGTTCTTCACAGCAAAAG TTCTCGTCTCCAGACCCACCATCACTGTGCTCGGCGAGGTGGTCCTGGGTCGACCTTTTCAGATCGAGTGCTCCTCAGAGAACGGGAGTTTCCCCATCACTTACATACTGAAGCAGAACCAAATGACACTGAGCAAAACCAGCGTATCAGAGCCATTACAGAAAGCCATCTTTGCCGCCAGCATACAGTCTGAAAAAGAAATCGGCCAGTTCACATGTGAGGCGCAGAACAACGGCGTCGATTCGGCTCGGACGAGCGATGCTCTTCTTGCGCCGGTTACAG TTCCTGTAGAGAAGCCGATCTTGATGACCCTCCCCGTGGCTGCTGACATCACTGAAGACCACGAAGTCCAATTCCATTGCATTGTTACGAAAGGAACTCCACCCATCAGCTTTAAATGGTACCAAGACGAGAACCAGCATCCTGTACACACCGTTACGGTGATGAAAAACCACTCCGCATACAGTATTTCCTCGATGAAGAGCGTCAACGAGGGCAGGTATTCCTGCGGCGCCTTAAACGGAGCAGGACAAGAGGAAGTGAGCGACTCCGTCCTGGTCACAG TGAGGATGGCCAGGTGGAAGAAAGGCCTGATCGTCGGCACGTGTCTGCTGTGCGTGACGGGGCTCGTACTCGCCGTACTCGTGATGTACTACAGGGCTAAGCGAG ACGGAGCGCCGCACTTTCACATCAAGTGGACGAGAACGAACAATGGAACGCATGACGATccgacatcacttcctgttggcACAAGTAACGGGGTCACCTGCAGGATCCTGGAAAACGTGTAA